CAAAACCTTTATGTCACGATCCAGAATTTGGATAGGCTCCTCTTGAAAGGTCaaatctggcctaacctcaatctcctcaacagggacaatatgagtaggaTCAGAGTCGTAACACCTCAACATAGAGACATGGAACACACCATAGATATGATCCAACACCGGAGGTAGCTCCAACTAATAAGAAACTGGTCTCACTTGCTTCAAAATACGGTAAGGTCCAATAaatctagggctcaacttgcccttacgaccaaacctcagtaccttcttccatggtgaaaccttgagaaaaatgaaatccCCCACAGAATACTCGATCTCATGGCTcttcaaatccgcataagatttctaCTTGTCAGAAGCTGCTTTTAAACAATatcaatctaaccttatccTCTGTCTCAGAGACTAACTCAGGACCCAGAACACATCGCacacccaactcagtccaacataaaaAAGTACGACACTTACGAACGTACagtgcctcgtaaggtgccatctggatgctagattggaagctattattataggcaaactccgCTAATGGCAGATAATCCTCCCAACTGCCTCAAAAATCAATAGCACAGCTCCTCAACATATCCTCcaatatctgaatcaccctctctgacTAACCATCGATGtgaggatggaacgcagtactaAATTCCAACCTTGAACCCAGAGTCTCATGCACCTTTTTCCAAAACTGAACCGTGAAATGAGGATCCCTATTAGAGATGATTGAAATtggtaccccatgcagtctcaccATCTCAGTAATATAGAGCTTAGTCAGCTTCTGCAAAGAATAATTTGTCCTAACTGAGATGAACTGTGTAAACATAGTCAATCAATCTATGATGACCCACactgaatctttcttagtgggtgttaaaggcaacccactaacgaaatcCATTGTTACTCGCTTCCACTTCCATAGCGGAATCTTAATCACCTGCAGTAATCCCGAAGGCAACTGATGTTTagccttaacctgctggcaTGTCAGGCATCTAGCCACAAAATTCATAACCTCTCGtttcaaccatagccacaaatACAACTCTCGAAGATCTCGATACAACTTATTTTcgccaggatgcatagcataagggctactatgcgcctctctCAAAATAGACTGCCTCAAGTCTGAATCATTCGGCACACATATCCGACCTCGAAAACACAACACACCCTTAGAGTTCAACCCAAAGTCCATAGTGCTACCACTCTCAATTTGTTGGAACTGAAGACCCAAAGACTCATCCTCCAACTGTCTACCCTTAATCTGCTGGATCGAAGTTGGCTTGACTTGAAGTTCAACCAACAAACTCCCATCGTCGAACAAGCTAAGTCGAGCGAACATCGCTCTCAGATCAATTATAGCCCTACGGCTCAATCAttggccaccacattggccttgccagatggtactcaatggtacagTCATAATCTTTAAGAAGCTCAACCCATCTTCGCTGCCTTAGATTCAGCTCCTTTTGAGCAAGGAGATACTTGAGActtttgtgatcagtgtagatgatacacttctcaccatacagataatgcctccagattttcaatgcaaagacTACGATGGCCAACTCTAAATTGTACATCAGATAGTTTGCCCCGAgtgtcttaagctgacgagatgcATATGCAACtaccttaccatcctgcatcaacacacatcccaaaccgacatgtgatgcatcactataaaccgtGAACTCCTTTCCAAGTTCAGGTTGTACCAAAACAGGAGCCTCAGTCAGTAcagtcttaagcttctcaaagctctcttgctgcgTATTAGTCTAGTCAAACGGTACACCTTTACGTAgtagcttagtcaagggtgctgcGATCAGTGGCAATCTTTCTACAAACCGTCGGTAATAACCTGCTAGCCCCATAAAGTTGTGGATCTCAAACACATTCTTAGGCTGCTTCCAATCTAATACAGCCTTAATTTTTTGAGGATCGACTCGAATCCCCTCAGTAAACACCACATGACTCAAAAATATTACTTCACGTAACCAAAACTCGTACTTCCTGAACTTACCATAGAgctacttttccctcaaaatctaAAGAACAATCCTAAGGTGCTCATCATTCTCATCCTCAATCCtcgaataaaccaatatgtcatcgatGAACACCACAACAAACCAATCTAGGTAGGGCTGAaacactcggttcatcagatccatgaaagcTGACGGTGCATAAGTAAGTCAAAATGGCATTACTAgaaactcgtagtgaccataacgagtcctaaatgtcgTCTTGTGCACATCGgcctccttaaccctcaactgatgatTCCCAAAATGCAAGTCTATTTTGGAGAACACAGACGCTCCTCCAGAATTCTTAGGATTTTGGAAATAGAACAGGCAACATAGGAAAGCgtagatcctatatctatcaatGCACTGTAAGGCACATCATAAATAACAAACGTACCAGTGATGACATCCGAAGCATCTCTGTCCTCTCAGTGATGTGCAGCATAAACTAAAGCATGTTGCCTCACCATAATCTGTCCAACACCTCAGCCTGGTGCTCTCTGTCCACGACCCATGCCATTACCACTACTAGCCTGACCACGGCCTCTAGATGGCTACTATGCTACCCTCTGTGGCTGTGCAGTACTAGTACCCTAAGCTTGCATCTGATCGGCCCTCAATAGACACTCCTTAATGCGATGATCCAATGATCCACACCTCCGACATGTCTCAGTCCTTCTCCAACACTCGCCCTAATAGCGTCTACCACAGTCGACACATAGCTGCAATCCAGTAGCAATAACAAGGAGCCCTGCTCTAACTGGTCCATCAGCTCTGGCatttttcttaggcctctgcACAGAACTCGAGGGCTTTGAATCCCTCTTGTTCCTACCTCTCTCCCTATCACAGTTTTGGCGTTCAACGTGCTTAACCTCCTCGATGATCTTCGCCTTCTCCATCAGTGAAGAAAAATCACGCTCCTTCTGTGGAGTTATCAGGACTCTCAAAGTATCTCTGAGGCCATCCTCAAAGCGGACATAACGCTCATACTCAGTCTCCACCATACCTCGCGCATAGTGACTCAGTTGTAGGAATTTGGTCTCATACTCGACCACTGATCGATCTCCCTGTGTTAGATTCAATAGGAACTCCCTCCTACAGGTGTCCACATAACTAGCTCACACATATTTCCCCTGGAAGGtggtcttaaagaactcccaaGTCAGACGTTCGagctgagtgccctccttaacaATAAGCCACCATTGACAAGCCTCATAACGCAGCAGCGAGACTACACCCTCTAATTTCTGCTCGGAGCTGCAATCTAGATTATCCATTATCCTCTCCGTGGACTCAATCCAATACTTGGCCATATTAGGGGAGACCCTAGTGACACCCCTAAAGAGCTCAGGTCTATTAACCGAAGTTATTTAGCAACCGACCCACGTTCCCCAAATCCAGTATTAGGCCTAGCGACCCTCTCCAATATCCTTAACATAGCCTGGGGCAATGCGTTTTCCCCAGCCATGCAATCATGACACTCAGTCTCAGTAGCAGGAGACACTGGCTGTAATGCCTCGAATTTGGGTCTTAAGTGTGGgatcacataaaaatttatgtgtgcaagaaaatgacataaatgaacgtctactttagtggttaagtgatttaggaagAGTTGGGAGTGTTGGagaagtcctgggttcaaacctgggctttagcaaaatttttgatttttgctCTTAAGTGAACCTTGGCCTTAGCTTGaaggctttataaatatttttggtgaAATCATGGCAAAAAGAGTTTGTGGTGTAGTGGTAAGGTGGCGGCACAGGTGTGGCAAAGAGGTGGAGTCACAGGTGTGGTAAGGAGGTCAGAGGTTCAAGTCTCATTGTATGCAAAtaggattatttattttgctcatGTGGAGGCAAGGGTTGGTGTTGGATTTGAACTCTGTGTTGGAGAGTTTAAATGGGTCAAATGAGTGATTTAAGGAGTGAATCATGGAGGATTTTAAGGAGAGGATTGgaggagtgattttaggaggaaaaagggaaatttgAGTTGTAGAAGGTTGTTGCCGAATCTGCTAAGAGGGACTTTGGAGTATGCATTTCGACAATTAGTGAGTGTATAGGTGCCGAATTTTCTCTCTAGCATTTAGGGGTtttgcatttttctttctttttctctagtGCCGAACTAAAACTGACCATTTGAGTCATTCTTTTTCTACATCTTTTCCattcactttctctcttcttggTCGAAcctaacatttatttttttctttacctcTTTTCTTCTGCAATTGGATTCCTTCATAGCCTAGTTGAatcttccttttgtttttcttcttttaacttCTACTCATACCGAATAACCTTATTGACTGCTTGTTATTTCATTTCTCACGTACTACACTCGTTGCGATTCAAGGGGGTTCATCGAAAGTGCAAAGGCATTCAAGTTTCTCCTTTCATCTTTCAATTGAATTTTTGAAGGGGGTAAGTTGGCTTGTTCGTTTATGGTACTGTGTTTTAATATTGGGGTCTTTAgtcttattcttttaaaaaatctagTCTTATAGGTTTCTTTGTTCAGGTAAAAAAATCGGTGAGATCCTGATATCGATTCTTAATTGGCGATCCAAGGGCATTAAGCAATTCTCATTCGTTCAAGGTGAGTAGTGTGACGATTTGGGTTTAAGGGTTGTGAATGTTAATGAAATGGCTAACCAAGTACCTTAATCGAATGTAGGTTCTACGCTCGTGGGTTACTGCGTTTTTCTTCAACAACGTGTGTACACACACCACTCCAATTGTAGATCAGCAAATGCCGAAATCCTGAAATACCGAAAAGTCGAAAAGCCAAAAGTACGAATACGACTATCACATGAGTGCACGAATGCGCATGTGGATAAGTCGATACAACGACAGAGGTCACCACGAGCGATCTCGTGGTCTCAGGccatttttgggttaaatagaCCGGAATGGGCTGAGTGGGCCTAATTGGCCCGTGGGCCCTACGCGAGGAAAATTTTCTTGGATGGATAGGAAATAATGAGCCGACCATGACGATCACATGGCTAAGGGAAGTTTTAGGCTTAGTGGgtcacacgagcatgtgggcccacttgggcccaTTTATAtcgttatgaccatttaggttatctgtgtcgctcgaggcgactgtAGACATTCAAAAAGGTTTTTAAATGACTGAAATATCCtcaatgaataaaattttcaaaataccctcgataagtaaaattaccgaaatatcgtcaatgggtaaaattaccaaaataccctctgTCGAAATCATTTTGAACATAaggatcgacttttaaaaatagaaatggagTCAACACCAGTCTTTATTAAAGatgtgatcagatcaccttgaaaatgattttaggtctacaaattttgagaaaataggttcgggagtcggttacgcacaaggaagggttagcaccctcgtgacgcccaaaaattggtattgaattgattgtttaatgtcttagtttcaaaaatttgaaaagattttaaaatacgatccatTTGACTTGAATAAACGAATTGGATGACAAGACATACTCATTTCAAAGAGATAActgtcacactcagtgagtCAGGGTGCAACTGTTTAatctttaaaactaagtttttctttttaaattttaaaattcatgcatttcaagaaggatatttgattatttaggtcaaacgagaaatcagaatccagtaagttagggttcaatttctcgaaattcctaaacaccaaatattgcCTTTGTTTAAAAATCCTAAACTCGAGGTAGCAACATGTTATATCCGgtgagttaggatccaacattttgaaatcccgaaaaactttatttagaatttgtatatttttagcaaaataaatacttggctaTCTATGTTCATCGAAAAGAATTGaagcctagtaagttagggcacaatcctctCGAGAATTATGAACACCAagcattttttgaaaattatgaaatagaacGATTGTAGTGCTTtaataaaacacaatttttacaaatgtAACATGATTGAATAGaaatatataatgtaaaagataaatagtAACCCAAACATACACTAAGAATTAACAAGCAAGTAATAGGTAAATGCAAATAGcaataatgattttaatcatattatacaaacactaatattaacaattaagcatccaataaattaataatcaattttctaaAAGACACCTCAAgacaatgaaaagaaaaaaattataatcaatatatcctatatataaaagttctaaaataaattacacaCATGACTTCAAAATAATcttgaaaaatattgaataattagTATTTGGAATGAATTAGGAATATATTTGAAGTAAGCAATATACATCTATTAGTTAAACATGGTaatgcatataaaaatataataataatgatacataCATActagtatataaaaaaaatacgtAAAGTacattactaaattttaaaagaagttaattacatataaataaaatcagtTTGAAATACATTTACAAGTAtataaaaacacttaaaattaataatcataataaGATCAAAACATTAATATGTACTTAAgcaaagaataatttaataagctatatatttatatgaataatagtattataacaaatattatcatgtaaatatttacatataggaatatataaaaggtaaatttaaaaacatataaaataaaacatcaaaatttattcaaattatattaagttccaataaaatatataaaataattaatgatgaaataaataataacatgttaaatttaaaaaatgtataatagattcaaaatattaatgcatgataaatttaaataatattaataacaaattaaaataatagtatattatattctaaaattgtactaataataagtttaaaaacaatatcaaacttacatattaaaataatgttatatttttaaaaataactatatcaaaataagaattaaatatatttaacattaaataaataaaaattaaattgcaactagaattaaaaaaacaagctAAATTGTTAATTGGTTCAAAGCTGAGGGactaaaacaacaattaaacacaaatattcGGATGCTCAAGTCCAATCAATAGAATGATGCCGTTTAACTGAGGATCAAAATGAAATCTAAAACAAATGTGCAGCATAAgttaagaaaattgaaaaagatcaaATTGCAATTACACCGAACACAGAGGGACCTGTTAAGAAAATAGACCAGCCATCCAAcatgcgcggatccttccctcagGTCGGATCACCACATAGATCTTGGCTTTaaatggcgtcgttttgagACCATCAAATTGGcataaaacgacgtcgtttattACTACACTTATAGACCAAAAATAACCCTAAAACTAGCAGCcatttcattttaacaaaaaaaaaacctaaactaaaacaTGCTCCTCTGCGCCGCTCCGTAAACCAGCCACTCAAAGGCTCTCTGATCCCTCGCCCGTTCTCCGATTACGACGAAGAAGACGAGGATTCGGCTTCGTAACAAAGGTAAACTCCTCACTCTTCCTCTGTATCTTTTTCTCAAACagtg
This genomic window from Gossypium raimondii isolate GPD5lz chromosome 10, ASM2569854v1, whole genome shotgun sequence contains:
- the LOC105775409 gene encoding uncharacterized protein LOC105775409, which gives rise to MAKYWIESTERIMDNLDCSSEQKLEGVVSLLRYEACQWWLIVKEGTQLERLTWEFFKTTFQGKYGDRSVVEYETKFLQLSHYARGMVETEYERYVRFEDGLRDTLRVLITPQKERDFSSLMEKAKIIEEVKHVERQNCDRERGRNKRDSKPSSSVQRPKKNARADGPVRAGLLVIATGLQLCVDCGRRY